The Synergistaceae bacterium genome has a window encoding:
- a CDS encoding UDP-N-acetylglucosamine--N-acetylmuramyl-(pentapeptide) pyrophosphoryl-undecaprenol N-acetylglucosamine transferase, which translates to MTAEGKERGKKKSKGKILIVAGGTGGHIFPALAFGCWILAQNKAKRVSYLSGDRPLECDIYASQGIEHDCLPLSGSPLGSFSILRNVGRWMELLRSFFWMGHFLRRERPDACFLFGGYVSLLPLLWCRLLKIPVLAHEQNACAGKVTKLASRLGVPVATGWSQCRGLKGSFTPVGVPVRPVQKISQQTAASALGIEIGTKIKDEELRVGVVGGSLGSASLSALIGKISEKRSDIGENPLFIVLGSASAAAQKTWVRFIERRWDMTPFYSLCDAVICRAGASTLAELAAYQIPTLTIPWKEAADGHQEANARCFVASTGNLVWFESKENAEENEEENEEKEKNKKNEGLEKTFSELLRRARKARDDANNGNAQERNFTPEASLALWRFAEKRLCLL; encoded by the coding sequence ATGACGGCGGAAGGAAAGGAAAGGGGAAAAAAGAAGTCAAAGGGGAAAATTCTGATTGTCGCAGGAGGAACGGGAGGTCATATTTTCCCCGCTCTGGCTTTCGGTTGTTGGATCCTAGCCCAAAATAAAGCCAAAAGAGTTTCTTATCTATCGGGCGACCGTCCTTTGGAATGTGATATCTACGCTTCCCAAGGTATAGAGCATGATTGCTTGCCTCTTTCTGGTTCTCCTCTGGGAAGTTTCTCCATTCTCCGAAATGTGGGACGATGGATGGAACTTCTCCGTTCGTTTTTTTGGATGGGACATTTTTTGAGGAGAGAACGACCGGACGCGTGTTTTCTTTTCGGTGGGTATGTTTCGTTGCTACCTCTTCTATGGTGTCGCCTTTTAAAGATTCCCGTGCTTGCCCACGAGCAAAACGCCTGCGCGGGTAAAGTGACGAAGCTGGCTTCGCGTTTGGGTGTGCCGGTAGCCACGGGGTGGTCTCAGTGCCGGGGATTGAAGGGGTCTTTTACACCTGTAGGCGTTCCCGTCCGCCCAGTCCAGAAAATTTCCCAACAAACAGCAGCCTCCGCTCTCGGAATTGAGATAGGAACGAAGATAAAGGACGAAGAACTGAGGGTGGGAGTTGTTGGCGGTTCCCTTGGCAGCGCGTCGTTGTCCGCTTTGATCGGGAAAATTTCCGAAAAGCGATCAGATATCGGGGAAAACCCTCTGTTTATCGTGTTGGGCAGCGCTTCTGCCGCGGCTCAAAAAACATGGGTCCGCTTCATCGAGCGGCGTTGGGACATGACGCCGTTTTATTCCCTGTGTGACGCTGTGATTTGCCGAGCTGGCGCTTCTACTTTGGCCGAGCTGGCGGCTTATCAAATTCCAACGTTGACCATTCCCTGGAAAGAGGCCGCCGATGGTCACCAAGAAGCCAACGCGCGGTGTTTTGTCGCGTCAACGGGCAATTTGGTCTGGTTTGAGAGCAAAGAAAACGCAGAAGAAAACGAAGAAGAAAACGAAGAAAAAGAAAAAAACAAAAAAAACGAAGGTTTGGAAAAGACGTTTTCGGAGCTGCTAAGACGCGCGAGAAAAGCGCGCGATGACGCTAATAACGGAAACGCGCAAGAAAGAAATTTTACGCCGGAGGCTTCTTTGGCCCTGTGGCGATTTGCTGAGAAAAGATTATGCCTTTTGTAA